The sequence GATCGTGGTGCAGACCAACAACGCCACCTTCGGCCGGAGCAACGAGACCTGGCAGCAGCTGGCGATGGGCCGGCTGCGGGCGATCGAGCACGGCCGGCCGGTCCTGGTCGCGGCGACCAGCGGGGTGAGCGCCGTCATCGATCCCGACGGGCACGTTGCGGCCCGCTCGGACGTCTTCACTGCGGACGTGCTCGTCCGTACGGTCTCCGGCCGGCAGGGGTCTACCCTCGCGGGACGCGTGGGCGCCGGGCCCGAGTGGGTGATCGTCGTGGTCGCCCTCGCGGGACTGGCGCTGGCGGCGGTCGTGCGCCGGCGGACACGCGACCAGGCGGTGCTGGTGACGAAGGAGAACGGATGAGCGTGGCGGACCTCGGACGGGTCCTGGTGGTGATCCCGACCTACAACGAGGCCGAGAACCTGGAGCCGTTGCTGGGCCGGCTGCGGGCGGCGGTCCCCGAGACGGACGTGCTGATCGTCGACGACGGCAGCCCTGACGGCACCGGCGATATCGCCGACCGGCTGACGGCCGCGGACGAGGCCGTGCACGTCCTGCACCGTACGGAGAAGGCCGGCCTGGGCGCGGCGTACATCGCCGGGTTCCGGTGGGCGCTGGCCGGCGGCTACGACGTGGCCGTGGAGATGGACGCCGACGGGTCGCACGCGCCGGAGGAGCTGCCCCGGCTGCTCACCGCGCTGCGGGACGCGGACCTGGTCGTCGGCTCGCGCTGGGTGCCGGGCGGGCAGATCCGCAACTGGCCGTTCTACCGGCAGGTGATCTCCCGCGGCGGCTCGACGTACGCGCGGCTGCTGCTGCGGTTCCCGGTGCGCGACTCGACCTCGGGCTTCCGGGCGTTCCGGCGGCAGGTGCTGGAGGAGCTCAAGCTCGACGAGGTCGCCTCGCAGGGCTACTGCTTCCAGATCGACCTGGCCTGGAAGACCTGGCGGTCCGGGTTCCGGGTGCACGAGGTCCCGATCACCTTCACCGAGCGCGAGGTCGGCCGGAGCAAGATGAGCCGGGCGATCGTGCTCGAGGCGTTGTGGCGGGTCGCGGGCTGGGGGCTGACCTCGCGCAGCCGCAGCGCGCGGACCCGGGCGCTGGCAGCCAGGCACTGAGCCATGCCGGTCCTGCTGGGGCTAGTCCTCTACGTGGTGGTCGAGGTGGCCGCCGCGAT is a genomic window of Mycobacteriales bacterium containing:
- a CDS encoding polyprenol monophosphomannose synthase codes for the protein MSVADLGRVLVVIPTYNEAENLEPLLGRLRAAVPETDVLIVDDGSPDGTGDIADRLTAADEAVHVLHRTEKAGLGAAYIAGFRWALAGGYDVAVEMDADGSHAPEELPRLLTALRDADLVVGSRWVPGGQIRNWPFYRQVISRGGSTYARLLLRFPVRDSTSGFRAFRRQVLEELKLDEVASQGYCFQIDLAWKTWRSGFRVHEVPITFTEREVGRSKMSRAIVLEALWRVAGWGLTSRSRSARTRALAARH